The segment TAAAGCTGAAAAGAAAGAACAGAAAACACCGATTAATCATTTAAGCATACATGGAAGGAAGAAAGAAACACAAtgaatttacagaattaccattgcTAATGCCAGTAACATGCTTCCTTTTCTTGCCTTAACGATCTTATGGACATTGCTTATACTGCAATAGCAACCATACAAGTACATAAGAGAAGCTTATGCAGACACTAAAAGACAGCAATACTATGAACAAAAAATAAATGTAGGATGGACTAAAATAAGGTGGTCTCATGCATGGAAACCTTGGCCTCTGCATTACACATGAAGCTATGAGTTGAAAACAAAAGGGGAATTGATAATGACAATGCAATTAGATCATTTAACTCAGCCTAATAATCCATAGCTCTAGTATAAGGCTACAAGCCAACAAGAAGCCAAAAATGAAAGAATGAGAAGCTTCAGCTCTCACATTGGACTACTAAAGTGGACAGTTTTCCACTAAAGGTCAAAGAATAAGTAATTCAAAGCACTAGCGTGAAACTACAAGAGTGCCAAATAGAAATTATAAGAAGCTTCAGCCATGAAAGTTGAAGTAATTTTGACCATTTAGGATGCAGATAACCACTTACTTGCAAGCCACTGTAGGTAAAATAGCAATTGGTGTCAACAAATACACAGCAGCTTTATATGTTGGAAGTTCTGGAAAAAAAAAGGTGAATAAGTAATAAAATAGTCAAAGAAAAATGGCAAAGCAACAAGAAATCCAATATAAGGTGCTAACCATTTCTTAAACAAAGAACTTACCATTAACATAAGGTATCCAACTCAAGAAGGGTATCGATTGCTGAAATGGCTGAGCCCACCACTGGGCACCTTGAGGGGAAAAAGGTAAGCAATCATAAAACGtgaaaaacaataataatagaaGAAAAGAATTCAAAAGAAGTTTCAAATTTTTTATACGTGGAACACAAGTAATATAAAGGTTTAGTACAGACTGTCAAAGGCACCCCTGTAACATCGAGTGAGGAAACATACCAACAATTGCTGTCATAAAGTGCAATCCATATATCAGCGCAAGACCCTCAGTCAGCCCATTGACAATAGGAAGGATAAGTGCATTGGTGAAATAGCTGCAGAAAATGACACAACAGAAGTATCAGCATTGGTAAAAGAATGTTCCACTGCATGCTACAAAAAACCACATTAGAAACTCccttctaaaattttatgtagAAAGGATGGAGACATTCGAGAGGAATACATATCAAACAGAATATTTAGAATACCTCAAATATACATCACGAAGTTATCACAAAATCCTTTCAAAAAATTACCTAACATTGAATAAAGTTTGATAAAAAGAGattgaaaacaaaatttataaaCCCTCTATAGAATAAACCAAGTAATTTAATAACTGCAAAATGTATGGCAGGATTTCTTAGAAGGAATACAAAATACAAAACTAAATTACTCTTTTGATAACTTACTgttcccatgtagctccacaaaATGGTATAGATAAAATTACCCAGAACCAGAAACTGTCCCCTCCGCACATGGCAGTGCTCCCAAAATCCATGGTTTCGAACTGAAAAAGAATCAATATTGTATAATGGCAGAATTTTATTAGACATTGTTATGTAATGAAACAAGTTAAATATATACCGTACTTGCAAGTGCATCACACCCTGCAATATTTCAAGACCACCAAAAATAATTACTCCATcagaaaattttctaataaaaatAGCAAAGGATGGAAAGAAGAGATTATAAAGTGAACTTACCATGGTCAAAAAGTTCTCCAAGTGGACTCGAGGAGTTTGTTCGTCTAGCTTGTTTCCCATCTACAGGATCAAAAGTCTAGCAAGTAATTACTAATATGTGAAAAAGATCCCATACTTTGAATACATTGCCAGAGAGAAAACATTCACGCTCATCCCCCTTCCCCAAAACACCAAggaaataaagaaagaataagGTGGAGGTATAAACCTGATACAAAAATAGAAGCAACCCGTGTGCAAGATGAACCCATCTTGGTGGAGGTGAATCCAAGAGAGGGGAATAAACCTGAAACAGTAATACAAATAAAAGAATTGAATGGAATCCTAACCAtgcattttgtttttatttaatgatTCTTCAACGGTCGAAAATTTGCGGGTGGGTTTGTCAATCTTTCATCGAAATGAGTGTGTGGAAGTGGGAATGCGAATGGGAACGAAGTAGCAAACTGTTAGTAGGGACTTGAGACAGCTAGGGTTCCTTCGCTAAGAGCTTGGAGACGCTGCTGGAGAGTTTCTTGATTGAAAAGAGCAACAGAGGGGTGAGATTAGGGGTGTGTTGGCGATACCGATTTTAGGGGAAAAATTAGGGgttttgtgacacccctaatgtgaccctagtcggaaagtggtttcgggaccacaaaaccgtgtcataaaaataattaaccgtcatacttaatgcttattatatgtatatatgcatgtgtgaaaattgcatgtttgaattttgttaattgaaagtgaattttattaaataggacttatgtgtgacacttttgaaatgtgataggttaatctataaggatctattaatgcatgttaggaaatgcttgtacttgcatgtcaaattacccaaaatgttaggtagtggccagccatgctatgggttaaaacatattacaaacattttgtgttaaaatgttgtgtgagaaataataaaatactagttaatgggaggagaaaccaaagttgtctcacccttgctcctccattgccgtgacttgagggaggaagaagaaagttggggttgctttaatttttggcttagaagatggctaaaaggaggaaaaactatgattttagctagttaggtagctgaaatttcaagtaactacgtaatccatcgaagaagaagaagagggctgcaacaaaaagaaaaatggagacagtTTGCATGTTGAAcaaaactaaggatttagcttgtttaagagttgtatcctaagttggtaagctTTCTAAGCTCCCCTCTATCTTTAACTTTGTTGTAAAGAAAAATAatgatggattgtggttggaaggcatgaatgcgggttgtagaaaagaaaagctctttgattagttgtaaaaattactactgtccaattttgtgccttcgttatgctgtccaaaatttgaacaaattaatggttctattttcatgccgattaggggttgataaattgagtctaatagctaaaatattatgttattcttactaagtttcatttattagtagtgacgtaacaatttgacaattaaatgcataaatgactgctggaaactgcagcttgaaaacaaattgttccagcatgtaaatgctgatttgaatgtgctgtaatatgtggaggaattggtctgctgcatgtttgaaataaaagaaaacaatggttgttaaatattagtttttgttgctaatcgaatgggtttaattcattgttcaaggggctataaattggtgttaattaagctattcggatGGTCTAATAAAACAGcctgaatgttaaataatgcttgctgtctagattgaaattatgctagaaggttgaacaattgttgttcaaatggaattttggagtgtttaatggactccatgttgctaaaatttacatgaatagaaatttctaagcttaaattgtaagaatttgagttgcgtggtttaaattgtcaaagatgcatttggcaattgattataattagttaaagggtgtaaagtattgatagttctaaatggtacatagttaaatgaagatggaagcttgataaacttttatttagaatggaagtaggagaaatgtgtattcggccatgttgtgatagttgaatttgaatggttgatgccttagtttataaatggtcattagatgagttttaaattgttaaagtttGATAATTTGGGGGTGTTAAGTTGGGGAAAACGTGTAATAAAAATGGGTTGAtaatgtttgtttgttaattgatgtttgcaccttaaatagttgaaataaagcttgccgattatgattaaatgtttaaattgtaatggtcatatataggtatatatatatatatgccttatgtatgtaccatgtacacataaggacattcagcaatatgattaaattcatgtataaggaagcatgataaattaagtgactccttgcttgtgaatgtgaattagatataaattaaataagcatgaaatcgagtcatggcatgttttattaaatatgatacatattgaaatctattgttttagatatagattgaatgatatgtgattgccaaatgtgattgttaagtgaataatattagttaagtacttaagcaaatctattgttttacttaagcttaagagcaaagaggatcaaagtcggataggggaaaagagaaagtaaacgaatagccgtggatatctagtcgtcgaccacttccgaggtaagttttaagtgattaaacgttgagtaaattcaatcataataggacataatgagttgatttaataagatatgatgtggccatgatatgtcttaaattcaaatggtaagttcataagtgtttagacttggaaatttaagagcaaattgtaataatttgcttaggacagcagcagtaacgtgattttagaaaatcactataaattgttggtgtggaattataggctgaataaaatatgtaatcaaagcttaattagtctagtttcttataaaagagaccgtgtaagcaaagaaatttcctataaagagatatttaaagttgtgtgagacagtgtcagaatgactccaaaatcccctgttctgtttttagaaaatcattataaattgtacaaaaatggttataagataaaatttatattcttagactccttaatgagtctagtttcaaattaaatcaaatagaacatattttgaattctgtacaatgagaaatttgattcgtagtgaagactggtcagattagtcaaacagtgaaacaggggaaactttaagaaaaatctggtattgattggccaaacataaaattctaaaacttttatgtatggaagatatatgagtttatattcatggaaaattaacgtcaattgattttgagttttgtagctccggttataaataatttagtgactattgctcaggaaaacagcttgtagtgaatatgtgattttgttgtaaacattgatgaaactatttgagttgcttataagctattgctgaaattgatgtacaagataaatatatatatgtgtggtaaagccgaatggctaatgtgaaatatatatgagatatgtatatgtggtaaagccgaatggctagtgtgaaatatgtatgagatatgtatatgtggtaaagccaaatggctaatatgaaatatgtatgagatatgtatatgtggtaaagccgaatggctaatgtgaaatatatatgagatatgtatatgtggtaaagccgaatggctagtgtgaaatatgtatgagatatgtatatgtggtaaagtcgaatggctaatatgaaatatgtatgagatatatatatgtggtaaagccgaatggctaatatgaaatatgtatgagatatatatatgtggtaaaaccgaatggctaatgtgaaatatatatgagatatgtatatgtggtaaagccgaatggctagtgtgaaatatgtataagatatgtatatgtggtaaagccgaatggctagtgtgaaatatgtatgagaaatgtatatgtggtaaagccgaatggctaatatgaaatatgtatgagatatatatatgtggtaaagccgaatggctaatgtgaaatatatatgagatatgtatatgtggtaaagccgaatggctagtgtgaaatatgtatgagatatgtatatttggtaaagccgaatggctaatgtgaaatatgtaggagatgtgtgtatattgtggccgaatgaccaaatgtgaaaggtgtgtattattagatatttgatgaggcaaatgaattacaactatgacagtcgatgtgaatgttgtaacatgtgattaaatgtacatgaaacttggaaatatattccgggtaagacccgatgactacgtgtggagattatgtccgggtcaGACCGaatgactacatgtggagattatgtctgggtaagacccgatgactacgtgtggagattttgtccgggtaagacccgataactacgtgtggggactattcgagctaaaggtttcgctgaagatttgagtaaagcataagattatacgacttcacagtaacaattggtaataaatacgttcaatgcgttaagttggtcaggtatgtattttgagattatatttaagcttgacttggactaaatcacaaggtcattatgtgatgcatatgtgagtaaagcaataagactgttctatgattattgtgcatttggtcaatgtggaaagttaggtgaaaatatgtaatgtacctatgtttataagagatcactatcaagtgagaatttatctgcctattatatatgatgagatgtgcatattcggtaaagggatggtatgccagaaggaagagtgaaataaaaatacgaacaactatgttataatttgattgttatctgttgacactgcttaaaacttactaagcattgtaatgcttactccgcttactttgtttcctctgttttatagatctcatttggaagctacagttctcgggatcgtcaagaactagtcacactatcactatccactgtttggtactgctatgttttggattatcttatggcatgtatagaatagactagtagtgggaggatattttggttaatgtatataagctatgcgaatatgacatcttttgaa is part of the Gossypium arboreum isolate Shixiya-1 chromosome 5, ASM2569848v2, whole genome shotgun sequence genome and harbors:
- the LOC108459440 gene encoding choline/ethanolaminephosphotransferase 1-like → KQNAWLGFHSILLFVLLFQVYSPLLDSPPPRWVHLAHGLLLFLYQTFDPVDGKQARRTNSSSPLGELFDHGCDALASTFETMDFGSTAMCGGDSFWFWVILSIPFCGATWEHYFTNALILPIVNGLTEGLALIYGLHFMTAIVGAQWWAQPFQQSIPFLSWIPYVNELPTYKAAVYLLTPIAILPTVACNISNVHKIVKARKGSMLLALAMLYPFVVLMEGVLIW